CGGCCGTCACAACCGGCGTACCATTACCCGTCGGCGTGGCAGGCCCGTCGAATGTATTGCAATCCTCGCCAAGGAAGCAAACCGTGCCGAAGCGGTCAACCGCGCCGTCGGCACCACCCTGCGCTGTGTCAGGAAGGCCCGTTAGCAACTCGCCGTTCGATCCGATGATTGCGTAGTTCGGGTCCATGTCCTGGACCCAATGGCCCTGATTGAACCAGTCGCCGTTGCCGGCCTTGGCAGATGCATACACGTATGGATTGTTCTGAACGATATCTTCCCAGAACTGAAACAGCGGCGGATAGACGCTGAACGAACCGTACGTCGCAATCCCGCCGTTGAACGACCAGCTCCCGGTCAACACGCCGACAATGACCGGACGATCCCAACGTTCGTCGACAATCAGCGGACCACCGGAGTCGCCGCCAGCTGTCGTTCCTTCGTTGGCCAGAGCCGTGCCGCCCAAGCCGTTGAAGTCGTAATAGCCGTTGTTTCGAGGCGGATTCGGTCCGGGCTGGACGTTCGCGAAAAAGTTGGCCGGCAGATTCTCGGGATCGAAATCGGGATCATCGAAATCCATCCAATAGATTGGGTGCGTGAGCGCGCCAAACTGCGCTGCGCCGCCGCCAATAGCATCGGACATTCCCCAATCCGCGGACGACATGAGCGCGTCGATCATATTCTCTGCGGAACGACGGCGGTAATCGATGCCGGCCAGGTTCCCGATTCCGGAAAGACCCACGCCAGCTCCACCATATCCAGTGATGGTGGCATGCGTCGGGCCATCCAACGGCGAGAACAACAAGGTCCAAGTGGGGATACCCTTGGCGTGCGTATCGAGCGTTACAATGGCGATGTCCTGGTTCGCGAATTCACCCGAACCACCAAGCGCCACCGGCTGTGAGCCCGTGCCGTACCAAACCTGATTGGCGTTATAGATGTGTCGTGAAGCGACAGTTTGAAAATTTGCGTCGCGCCACGTTTCGTAGGCGCCTTTTTGGCCCGCCGGGCATGTGAACGGCAAGCCAGCCGCATTGAAGCAGTTGCGGTTCAGTGATTCGAAACCGAAACTGTAGGGAATGCCCTGCGAGGATAACGGCGCACCACCCGTTCCGAAATTGCCACTGACCCCGCCACCGGTGCCGGTGTTACTGCCATAACGGTGCGCCGGATTATTGTAGACGCAGTGAGCGGCAGTGATCACCGCGCGCGGGTTGATTAACGATCCCGTACATAGGCTTAGGCCGGCCGTTGTCGCGCCGGTTTGGATGAATGCAATCTGCTGACCGATGCCATTGATCGAGCCTGCGGCATCCAAGACTTGCTGAGAGTTGGAATAGATCGAGCCGTTATTGGCTCCGACCGTTCCAGGCAAGACGTTCGCAGGGCCAGTGGGAACCTCATGATTCGTCACTACGTCCAACGTTGCCGTCGGATCGAGCGCTCGCAGCGCCTCGAAAGCTGCCTGGCGGTCCCACTCCTGAGTGTCGGCAGCGAGTGCCGGAGTAGCAACTGCAAAACTCGCCAGGGACGAAGCGGCAAGGAGCGCAACTCGCGCGGACTTATGAATCATGATGGCTGAACCCCTCCAGGTTTGACGGAGGGCTGCTATGACATCCCCCTCGATTCGCTAGCTTATCTGGGAAACGCGTGATGGAAAGCGAATAGTTAATCTTGGAGTAAGATTCTTTTGTCTCGATGTGGGACTACCGCGAATCTTTGGCTCGCCCGAACAATCCGAACCGTCGAAGCAGCAGCACGGTGGAGAGCGTCCGCCCCGAATGCCTGATATCAACAGACAATTGTTAGGGCGGGAATGGTGATTGCCGACACCGTGATCTCCGCCTCCCACCAGCCTTTCGGTGTCGCGCTATGATCCTAGCTTGTTCAGGCGTCGCTTGCGGCGCCTGACTGCTCCGATCGTCTCACCCCATTGCTCTCCGGGGAATGCGCAACGACAGTCGATTTTTCGCTGGCGATGACGTGTACTCAATCTCACTTGCCCAAGCGCGAACGAGCTTGAGGCCCGCCCCGCCGCCGCGAGGAGCGATCTGGTTTTCTCCAGCGTCAGTGCGTGGGTCGAACGGTCGACCCGGATCGGTCAAGACGAGCGAGAACTCACTGCTGGTGACGAATAGCTCCATCGAGACGCGCTCGTCATTCTTTATTCCGCCATGCTCGTAGAGGTTGGTAAGCAATTCCTCGACGGTCACCGCTATGCGCTTGACGTCGTCCGGGTGGGCTCCTGCAGCTGCCGCGAACTCAAAGGCGATTGTCGTGCCATCGTGCACCGCTGTCGCCCCCGACAGCTGAACATGTAATGGAGCTGGAATTGAGTCGCGCGTGGCCACGCCGTGAAGTATGGCACTTATCGAATACGAGTGGGAGACGAGCGATGCTTTCGAGGCCCCTTTTCCTGATTTGTCTATTGGCTTTGTCCTCTTCTCCGGCGGTTGCGGAAATCGGGCGGATCAAGTCGACGATCGGCGACGCGACGATAGAGCGCGGGGCGACGAAGATCGCCGCGGCATCAGGTAAAGAATTATTGCCGGGAGATTGGCTCACTACTGGGAAGGACGGGCGCATGAGCATCTCCTTCATCGACAACACCCGCTTCGCGGTCGGCCCAAACAGCCGCATCGCTCTGAGCAAATTCGAATATGATCGGACATCGCAGAAGGGGTCGTTCGTCACGCAGGTTGAGCGTGGGTCGCTAGCCGTCGTGTCAGGCCGGATCTCCAAATCGGGACGCGATGCGATGCAACTGCGCACGCCCGAGTCTCTGCTCGGCGTCCGCGGCACCCGGTTTATTGTTCAAGTGGCCGCGAAATGAGGTCTCGTGGCCTGCCGATCTGCGCCATCTTCGCCCTCGCCGGCTGTGCGCATTCCTCGATGGTCCTCTTACCGGATGAAGACGGCGGGCATGGGGAAGTAGCGATCCTGAAGCCTGACGGGACTGGCGAAACTTTGGTCAGTCAGCCTAACAGCCGGGCGACCATGAGTGGCGGACGCCCGTCGATCCGACCGCTTGGCAACAAGGGCTTGAAGCCTAACGAGGCGCAGCTGCTGGCCGAGCTTCCCGCGCCAGCAAAAAGCTTCATTCTCTATTTCCTCGAAGGGACCACGGATATCACGCCGGAGTCTGCTCCGATGGTAGAGGAAATTCGGTCGGAGATTGCAAAGCGGCCCGGCGCCGAAGTGCAGGTTACCGGCCATACCGACACGGTCGGAAGCGATTCCGACAATGACGCACTTTCGCAAAAACGAGCCGAAGAGATTTTGAACCTTCTGGCTAGCCGGGGCTTCGACCGCGCCATTATGAGTGCGGTGGGGCGGGGCGAACGCGAGCTGAAGCTGCCGACCGGGGACAATGTGGGCAGCGCGGTCAACCGACGCGTCGAGGTGATCGTTCGTTAGGGCTTGCTAGGCCCCATATAACGGAGTGCCATCACGGTCAGGTCATCCGTCGCCTCGATTCCGCCCTCAAACGTGCGGACAGCGTCGCGAAGTCCTTCGCACATGCGCCCAGCGTTTCCGGCGCAATGAGAGATCTGCTGGATTAATTTAGTTCGCCCATAAAGCGCGCCGCCGGGGTCTTGCGCCTCGGTGATTCCGTCCGTGACAAGGATCAGCATTTCGCCCGGTGCAAGCGACAGGAATTCGACCGGGTAGTCGTAGTCGACCAGACCCAGCGGTGGTCCTCCCTCAAGTTGACGTGTCTCGACTTTGCCACCCGCCGACAATGTCAGCGGATCTTCGTGCCCCGCACAAATCAGCACCACTTTGCCAGTGCCGAGGTCGATGATCCCAATGATCATTGTGACGCTCAGAGCCCCCGCTCCGCCACGCAATAGCTCCGAATTAACGCTTGCGATGGCGCTACTGAGGCCGGCACTTTCTCGGTGGAGAACAAACGAGGTGAGCGCTTTGGACATGGCCATGAAGAGCGCCGCGGGCACCCCTTTCCCGGTCACGTCCCCAATCAGAAACCCAACCCTGTCCTCGTCGAGGCGGATCAGATCGTAGAGGTCCCCGCCGACCGAGCGGGCGGGCTCAAGCAGCGCATCCGCGTCCAGCCGCGGATCAATTGCCGCCAGATCGGAACGCGCCGGGACCATACTCATCTGGATTTCGCGCGCAGCGTTTAGTTCGCCTTCGGTCTTCGCTGCTTCCACCTGCTCCAGGACGAGCGCCGCCCGCAGCCGTTCGCGCTCCCGCCGCGAGTCCGCGAACAGCCCAATGATCACCCCGCCGAGTGCGGCTCCGCCAACCGACAGCGGTCGCGCGGCGTCAAGCATCAGGGCGAGTCGGTCGAACGCCAGCCAACTGGCAAGGGGTACGGCGAAAAGGACTATTGCGAGCACGGTACGTGGCCCTTTCCCGCCCCACGCAGCAAACAGCGCGAGCACCGCCAGGGCTGCAGCCAAGCCCCACTCCGATGCTCCTGCCCACGAAGGTCGCGCCAGCCAGTGTCCGCCCAGGATGGAATCGACCGCTTGGGCCTGCACGACGACACCGAAATTCTCAGCCGCCAGAGGCGTGGCAACGATGTCGGACGTACCCTCGGCGGCGAGGCCGATAATAACGATCTTGTTGCGGAAGAATTCGGGCCCGGTCTTGCCTCCCAAAACCTGTGCAGCGGAGACGATGTTGTCGTTTGGGAATGAGCCGAATCGGAAGTGCATCCGTCCGCGTGCGTCGACGGGAATTTCGCGATCTCCAAGACGGACGCTCTGCGGCGAGACGCGCAAATCCTGTTGATCCGTGCTCAGCCTGGCAAGTTCAAGTGCCAGCCCTGGCATCGGCTTTCCGGCCACGCTCGCGATTAATGGGACGGCCCTAACGACGCCGTCCGGATCTGGCTGCCCATTGACCAGTCCGTGTCCCAGTGCGGCATCTTCCAGCTCCGGGATAGCGGCAATGGCCGCCGGCCATGAGTCGATCCGCTTCGGCAGATTTCCGGTCACCGTCGCGTCGACGGCGAGAGCGTCAGGGTTGCGGATGCCGTCCGACACGCCGGCCCTGGCAATCACCATCGGCGCTTGACCAATGACCCGGCCAAAAAGCTCGTCCATAGAGGGCAGGCCGGTCACTTCGCTCGCGGCCGCCTCGCTGAGTTCGGGATATAGCTTTGCGAACAGTTCTGGCTTCGCCCGATCCGCCTCTGGGAACAATGCGTCAAACGCCATCACCTTCGGTCCGTGGCGGTTGATGTCCTCTGTCAGGCGAGCGAGATAGTAGCGCGACCACGGCCAGGGTCCGACGAGAGAGATGCTTTCGCCATCGATGAGGACAACCCGGACACTATTCGCTGAAACAGCACGCGGCGCGAGACGCTGCCACTCGTCAAAGAGCATACGCCGCGATTGCTCGCCGGTCGCAAGCGACACCAGCACCGCAAGGAGCAGGGCGACAACCCAAGCGACCCACACCGTGCTCCGGCGGGCGACAGAGTTAAAGGGCGATTTCGAGCCCATCATAGGCGCACAGCACCTCGAGCGGCGCCCCAACGCGCGTTAGCTCCTCATACCGAATGCTGTCGTCGTGCATCCGCTGAATCTCGTCGTCGCTGTGGAATGGATCGTGATGGAATAGAGCCAGGCGTTTCGCTCCCGCGAGACGGCAGAGGTCGATCGCGACAATGTTGCTGGAATGGCCCCAATCTTCTTGCGAGGAATTTGTCGCGGCCAGCGAATACATTGTGTCGCAGATCACGAGCTCGGCATCGCGGAAGAAGGCGGCGAAGGCATCTTCCCGATCCATATTGTCGATGCGGTGTTCGCTGTCGGTGCTGTAGACGATTCGGCGATCGACAGAATCGGTAAAACAATAGCCAAAGCTGGCGTGCGGATGGTCCTGCTGCATGGCCGTGACCTTCATGCCATCAACCTCAAACGGTTGACCGGGTATCATCGTTACGAACGAAATCTGGGCCGCCAGGGAATCAAACGGGACGGGGTGCGACACCTCGTCGTGTTGCCGGCGCAGCGCGTTCTCTGCATCGTCGTGGCAGCTATGAATAACAATCGTCGTGGCATCGTCGAATGCCGGTAGAAACGACGGGAAACCCATGATGTGATCCCAGTGCATGTGGGACAGGAAGACATTGAACTTTGCGCGGCGGCCGCGGCGGCAAAGCGCTGCGGCGTCGCGGCCAAAGTGCTGAAGCCCGCTTCCCATGTCGCAGAGGAAGAAGGCATCGTCACCGCACTCGATCTCCACGCAGCTGGTGGCACCCCGAAAGTCGCTGCGGCCGCGAAGTCGAGTTCCCGGTCGATATAGTTCAACGCTTCCTCTTGCGTCGTAAAGATCGTTCCGCTGGCGTGGACGAGCGCGTTGGCGACCTTGATTCGAACGTCGCGCGCAGTCGCCGCGACGGGGAGCGTCCCTCGCGTGCCCCAAAATCGAGTTATCAGCGGATGGCCATGGAGACTTGGGCTCACGTGAGGCTCGCAATGTCGGGCGGAAGCGATTCGTCAACCGGGAAAAGGCGGTTGTAGCGGCTAATCGAGAGTATCTCGCGCATTACTTCGTTGGGCACTGCAAGCCGGACCGAGACGCCGGATGCAATGCCTTCCTGACGGGCGATCGTCAGAGCTCGAAGCCCCCGCGACGACATATAGTCGATTTTTGAGAGGTCGATGATCATCGTCCATAGCGATTGGTTCGCGGCGTTCCGGACGCCATCCACCAGATACGCACTAAATTCGGACCAGCTCGACTCGTCGACGCGCCCGTTAGCGGTTACGATCAAGGCCTCGGTCGACCGGCCGTAAGAAACCTCCACGATCGCCGCACTCCTTTAGCCGACGCGTGGCTTTACTTTGATCGCGCTTGTCGATGCAACGCCGAGCATGTGACCGCGGCCTTCCTCCGTGACGGCGATACGGGGAGACGGTCGCTCGACCGAAGTGGTGGCCGGGGTGAGAGTCAGAACCAATGCTGCCGCCGGCCAGAACGTGCGTCACTATTGCGCTCGTTGAGCTAGCACGAGACTCCAACATGCTGATTTTCACTGGTATGTGGGCGTCGTCGTCAGCGACTCACTGGCGGAACGCGGGGGCTGCGTCGTGAACTGTGATCTCTCATACTTCAGACGAAGAGCGTCAGAAGAACGGACTGCGGCGCTCAATGCTAGGCATCCAAGAGCCAGGCAGATCCACGTCGCCATGTCAGAAACCTACGAGGAGATGGTACGTGCTATTGTCGCCCGGGAGCAGGAAGAGGGCACGAGGTAACGGCAAAAGAATTGAACCTGCCGGCTCGTCTCAATCAGCTTGACGGGGTCCGTGTCTGCAAGGGCGGTAGCGAAAGCAGGGCAGCACCTGGCTGCCCCGCATTGTGCCGCTAGTCGGTAAGGTTTGCCGGGATCTTCCCGCCATGCGCGGCGAGTTGGCGCATCACTTCCTTCTGAAGCCACATGTTCATCTCCGCACTACCGTCCTTTTCGCCCGTATAGCCAAGCTCGGTCGCAAGTTCTTTCCGGTTCTGAAGGCTCGAGTCCATGTCCAGCAGCTTCATCAGATCCACGATTGAAGTGCGCCAGTTGAGGTCAGGATTGCCTTTTGACGCGGCGATCCCTGCGAGCACCTGCTCTACGTTAACCTGGGTATCTGGCTGAGTTGTTGGCGCCGGCGCAATAGTAACATCGCCGCCCCCGACGGGCGATGACGGATTAGACTGCCGCATCCCGGGCTCTTGTACGGGAGCAACTTTCTTGCCGAAGATTGCGTCCTTGATCTTTCCAAAGATACTCATGCTTCTGCTCCTTTCGGGAGTATCGAATGCCGTTATCAACGGGCCAAGTATTTGCCTGCGGCTCCTATGAGGTCGCTTAGTATGTCACCGCCTGGCCGCGTATTAGGTGCCGGACTATCATCGCCACTTGGCGACTTCTGACCACCCAAGATCCCGCCGAGCGCTCCGCCCAAGCCGCCCCCTCCCTGGCTTGCTTGTTTCATCACGTAGCCCGCTGCGACCATTGCGAGAATTGGGAGCATTTTCTTGAGTAACGACGGTTCGACGCCCGACTGAGCTGCTGCGCTCGCGGCAACAGCGCGGCTGCCGTCCTTTGAGCCGAAGAGCTGACCGAGAATCTGGTTGCCTTTATCGACTTCCGTCGCCTGATCCGATGTCACGTTGTCGAGCAGACCGCCTCCGCCCAAACCACCGATGGTGCCGAATAGCCCGCCGAGACCTTCCAGGTTCGGAAACGCGCTTCCCGTTGTCGGTGCAGGCGTTGCTGCTGCCACCGGGTTCTTGAAGCTCGAAAGGATCGACGGCAGCAAGGCGGCCGCGCCCGCTTGGGCCGTCGAATTATCGACGCCAAGCTCGCGCGAAATCGCATCTACGGCGCCAGTCTGTTGTAGCATTTGATTGATATCCAAGACCTGTCTCCTTGTAAGCAATCCGTAGGCGCACCGCCTGAATGCCTGCCCTTCAGTGCGCGTCAGCCTTCAAAGCTAGGAAACGATGAAGGTAATCTTCAGTGTGACCCGCCACTCAGCAATTTGATTGTCGCGAATTATAGCCTTCGTCCCTTGGACCCATGCCTCCTGGATTCCGTGAACAGTCTCAGCTGCCTTGGCGATGCCATCCCGAACGGCAGCCTCGAAGCTTTCAGTTGAGCTTGAGATGATCTCTAATGTTTTGGCGACAGCCATGTTGAGTCTCCTTCCGAAGCGGCGGGCGCCTAAGTCGGGTTAGAGTCAATGCCAATTGGGGTGGGCGCGTCTTATACAGCGATAGAATTAGTGTGAGGGGATAGGGGAGCCTTCCCATTTGGGATGGAGCTAGCTCCCCATTCTGCCACTCGTGGCTCGACAACATTAGGTGTAGTGCCAAAATCAGTAAGATCCTGTACGCTTCCAGCTTCGTAGCGTCGGCGGGGGCAGTGACGGCAGGTACGTTCATCGATGCAGTCGTCGCGCTAGGGAGCGCTGCAGCGACAGCAGCGCAGGTGGCAGAACCTCCACAGCCAGCTGACCCGCCCGTCATTGTCGTTACCGGAACGCGCATTCAAACTCCTAACCGCCGGAGCAGCAGCCCGGTGGAGAGCGTCCGCCCCGAGGATTTCACTCTCACGGGGGTGGCAAACGTTGAGCAAACTCTCAACCAGATGCCGCAAATCACACCGAGCTTTACGACCACTTCAAACAATCCCGGCACTGGCGCCGCCACGCTCGACCTGCGCGGGCTCGGAAGCGTGCGAACCCTGATTTTGGTCAACGGTCGTCGCTGGATTGCCAATGACGCCGGCAACGTGCCGGAGATCGACGTCAACACCATTCCCGCGTCGCTGATCGATCGTGTCGACATTGTCACCGGTGGCGCTTCGGCGGTCTACGGCTCGGATGCGGTGACGGGTGTGATCAACTTCGTCCTCAAGAATAACCTTAAGGGGCTTCATCTCGACGCGCGCAGCGCCATTAGCGAGCGCGGCGACGGACGGGTGAGCAGCGCCGATCTCAGCTACGGGCTCGATATCTTCAAGGGGCGCGGCAACCTCATCGCCTCTATCGGCTGGCTGGATCAGGATTCGCTGGTGCAGGCTGACCGCGCCTACACTCGCGACACGCTGCAGGACGGCTGCGTGATCAAGAACACGATCTCCGAAACCGGAGTGAGCACCCCGGCCGCCAATGCCGATGGTCTTTGCGATGGCGCCGATGAGGAGTTTGGCTATCTGGCGGGCGGGAGCACGTTCATTCCGGCGGGGCTCTTCCAGGGCGGCACGGGCGCGCTGTTCCGTGGTCCGGGCAATAGCTTCACCAGGTTTGGTGGCGCGCGGTTCGCCGAGGACGGCACGATCGTGCGATTCAATGCAGCGACCGACGCCTACAATTTTGCCGCGGACAATTACCTCCAAGTGCCGCTGCGCCGCATCAGCGCAAACCTCATCGGCCACCTCACCATTTCGGACTTTTTTGAGCCTTACACCGAGATTAGTGTGATCCACACGCGAAGCCCGCAGCAATTGGCGCCTGCCGCCGCGGGAATCGGGACTGGTGCTGGGACTGTCCCGCGCCTGCGCATCAACCTCGACAACCCTTTCCTGGCGCCTCAGGCGCGGCAGGTGCTCGAAGACACGTTCGGCGTTGATGCGCAGGGCGACCGCGGCTTCCTTGGTAGCAATGTGACCGGGTTCACAATTAACCCGGCCTACGGCGGCGACGCCGATGGGTTTGTCACTCTGCCCGGCCAGTTCCGATCGCGCCTGACCGGGCTGGGGCCGCGCCAGACGGTCAACGACCGCCTTGCCTATCGCATCCTGCTGGGCGCCAGAGGCCGGAGTTTCGGGCCGTTCGATTACGACGTCTATTTCAGCAGCAGCGACGTGACCCACAACACCCCGTTGCAGAATAGCGCCTCGGCGTTGCGCATTCAGCAGGCGATCCTGGTTCGTGCGGATGGGAGCGGGAACATCACCTGCATCGACCCCAGCGATGGGTGCGTGCCGATCAATATCTTCGGCAAACAAGACATCAGCGCCGCGGCGGCGGATTTCATTCGCGCCAACCCATCCGAATCCACGCGAGTTAAGGAGAAGATCATCGAAGGTGTCATACGGGGGCCGGTGGTGAAACTGCCCGCAGGTGACCTGGACATCGCGATCGGGGCGCATTTTCGCCAGACTTCCTTTGCCTATCGCCCCGATCGCACGCTGGCGGACGGCGATAACCTCGGCTTTCAGCCATCGGTCGGCTCAGCAGGCCGGACCCGCGTGGTCGAGCTGTTCGGGAGGCACTGATCCCG
The sequence above is drawn from the Sphingomonas lutea genome and encodes:
- a CDS encoding trypsin-like serine protease; the encoded protein is MIHKSARVALLAASSLASFAVATPALAADTQEWDRQAAFEALRALDPTATLDVVTNHEVPTGPANVLPGTVGANNGSIYSNSQQVLDAAGSINGIGQQIAFIQTGATTAGLSLCTGSLINPRAVITAAHCVYNNPAHRYGSNTGTGGGVSGNFGTGGAPLSSQGIPYSFGFESLNRNCFNAAGLPFTCPAGQKGAYETWRDANFQTVASRHIYNANQVWYGTGSQPVALGGSGEFANQDIAIVTLDTHAKGIPTWTLLFSPLDGPTHATITGYGGAGVGLSGIGNLAGIDYRRRSAENMIDALMSSADWGMSDAIGGGAAQFGALTHPIYWMDFDDPDFDPENLPANFFANVQPGPNPPRNNGYYDFNGLGGTALANEGTTAGGDSGGPLIVDERWDRPVIVGVLTGSWSFNGGIATYGSFSVYPPLFQFWEDIVQNNPYVYASAKAGNGDWFNQGHWVQDMDPNYAIIGSNGELLTGLPDTAQGGADGAVDRFGTVCFLGEDCNTFDGPATPTGNGTPVVTAGGPGSVNFVPNNVEPINSATPGSTIKARYYDVRLHRAGTTTLSQSATIDKLTVAGAGKLKITAPGTLNIWADYEQDGGWTQVDGKLNVGGDAIVKTGLVSGTGTIKSDFMTVVGGHVAPGAETRSVRSRLTAISSWLLPRRCT
- a CDS encoding ATP-binding protein, which gives rise to MHDGTTIAFEFAAAAGAHPDDVKRIAVTVEELLTNLYEHGGIKNDERVSMELFVTSSEFSLVLTDPGRPFDPRTDAGENQIAPRGGGAGLKLVRAWASEIEYTSSPAKNRLSLRIPRRAMG
- a CDS encoding FecR family protein, with translation MLSRPLFLICLLALSSSPAVAEIGRIKSTIGDATIERGATKIAAASGKELLPGDWLTTGKDGRMSISFIDNTRFAVGPNSRIALSKFEYDRTSQKGSFVTQVERGSLAVVSGRISKSGRDAMQLRTPESLLGVRGTRFIVQVAAK
- a CDS encoding OmpA family protein, translating into MSGGRPSIRPLGNKGLKPNEAQLLAELPAPAKSFILYFLEGTTDITPESAPMVEEIRSEIAKRPGAEVQVTGHTDTVGSDSDNDALSQKRAEEILNLLASRGFDRAIMSAVGRGERELKLPTGDNVGSAVNRRVEVIVR
- a CDS encoding CHASE2 domain-containing protein, coding for MMGSKSPFNSVARRSTVWVAWVVALLLAVLVSLATGEQSRRMLFDEWQRLAPRAVSANSVRVVLIDGESISLVGPWPWSRYYLARLTEDINRHGPKVMAFDALFPEADRAKPELFAKLYPELSEAAASEVTGLPSMDELFGRVIGQAPMVIARAGVSDGIRNPDALAVDATVTGNLPKRIDSWPAAIAAIPELEDAALGHGLVNGQPDPDGVVRAVPLIASVAGKPMPGLALELARLSTDQQDLRVSPQSVRLGDREIPVDARGRMHFRFGSFPNDNIVSAAQVLGGKTGPEFFRNKIVIIGLAAEGTSDIVATPLAAENFGVVVQAQAVDSILGGHWLARPSWAGASEWGLAAALAVLALFAAWGGKGPRTVLAIVLFAVPLASWLAFDRLALMLDAARPLSVGGAALGGVIIGLFADSRRERERLRAALVLEQVEAAKTEGELNAAREIQMSMVPARSDLAAIDPRLDADALLEPARSVGGDLYDLIRLDEDRVGFLIGDVTGKGVPAALFMAMSKALTSFVLHRESAGLSSAIASVNSELLRGGAGALSVTMIIGIIDLGTGKVVLICAGHEDPLTLSAGGKVETRQLEGGPPLGLVDYDYPVEFLSLAPGEMLILVTDGITEAQDPGGALYGRTKLIQQISHCAGNAGRMCEGLRDAVRTFEGGIEATDDLTVMALRYMGPSKP
- a CDS encoding MBL fold metallo-hydrolase: MEIECGDDAFFLCDMGSGLQHFGRDAAALCRRGRRAKFNVFLSHMHWDHIMGFPSFLPAFDDATTIVIHSCHDDAENALRRQHDEVSHPVPFDSLAAQISFVTMIPGQPFEVDGMKVTAMQQDHPHASFGYCFTDSVDRRIVYSTDSEHRIDNMDREDAFAAFFRDAELVICDTMYSLAATNSSQEDWGHSSNIVAIDLCRLAGAKRLALFHHDPFHSDDEIQRMHDDSIRYEELTRVGAPLEVLCAYDGLEIAL
- a CDS encoding STAS domain-containing protein, producing the protein MEVSYGRSTEALIVTANGRVDESSWSEFSAYLVDGVRNAANQSLWTMIIDLSKIDYMSSRGLRALTIARQEGIASGVSVRLAVPNEVMREILSISRYNRLFPVDESLPPDIASLT
- a CDS encoding DUF3597 domain-containing protein, whose protein sequence is MSIFGKIKDAIFGKKVAPVQEPGMRQSNPSSPVGGGDVTIAPAPTTQPDTQVNVEQVLAGIAASKGNPDLNWRTSIVDLMKLLDMDSSLQNRKELATELGYTGEKDGSAEMNMWLQKEVMRQLAAHGGKIPANLTD
- a CDS encoding DUF937 domain-containing protein; translation: MDINQMLQQTGAVDAISRELGVDNSTAQAGAAALLPSILSSFKNPVAAATPAPTTGSAFPNLEGLGGLFGTIGGLGGGGLLDNVTSDQATEVDKGNQILGQLFGSKDGSRAVAASAAAQSGVEPSLLKKMLPILAMVAAGYVMKQASQGGGGLGGALGGILGGQKSPSGDDSPAPNTRPGGDILSDLIGAAGKYLAR
- a CDS encoding dodecin family protein; this translates as MAVAKTLEIISSSTESFEAAVRDGIAKAAETVHGIQEAWVQGTKAIIRDNQIAEWRVTLKITFIVS
- a CDS encoding TonB-dependent receptor plug domain-containing protein, which produces MESVRPEDFTLTGVANVEQTLNQMPQITPSFTTTSNNPGTGAATLDLRGLGSVRTLILVNGRRWIANDAGNVPEIDVNTIPASLIDRVDIVTGGASAVYGSDAVTGVINFVLKNNLKGLHLDARSAISERGDGRVSSADLSYGLDIFKGRGNLIASIGWLDQDSLVQADRAYTRDTLQDGCVIKNTISETGVSTPAANADGLCDGADEEFGYLAGGSTFIPAGLFQGGTGALFRGPGNSFTRFGGARFAEDGTIVRFNAATDAYNFAADNYLQVPLRRISANLIGHLTISDFFEPYTEISVIHTRSPQQLAPAAAGIGTGAGTVPRLRINLDNPFLAPQARQVLEDTFGVDAQGDRGFLGSNVTGFTINPAYGGDADGFVTLPGQFRSRLTGLGPRQTVNDRLAYRILLGARGRSFGPFDYDVYFSSSDVTHNTPLQNSASALRIQQAILVRADGSGNITCIDPSDGCVPINIFGKQDISAAAADFIRANPSESTRVKEKIIEGVIRGPVVKLPAGDLDIAIGAHFRQTSFAYRPDRTLADGDNLGFQPSVGSAGRTRVVELFGRH